ATCCAAGGCGAAAATACTCTTTCTGCATAAACATCGTGAATTTTATTGAGAATATGATAAAGAATTTTAAGACCAAGATGGGACATTCCTATTTCATAAATATCAGGAAAGCAGAGGGCAAATTTTATAAGATTTTTGTCTTCTTTTATTACAGAATTAATTTCTTTGTTAATGTATCTTGTTGGTTTTTCAAAATAGAGAAGATTCATACCTTAATTAAAACAAAGGGAAACTCTTTTATGCAATCAAACTGCAATCTTTTTTTCTGGAAGAGGCTTTGAAAATAAAAATCCTTGAACAAAGTCGCAGTCCATTGTTTTTAAAATCGTAAACTCTTTTTCTGTTTCAACTCCCTCTGCTAAAGTCATTTTTTCAAGTTTTTTAGCAAGACCTATTATTGTTTCAACAATTGCAAGACTTTTTTTATCCTCAACCATATCTTTGATAAAACTTTTGTCTATTTTTACAATATCAATGGGTAAATCTCTAAGATAACTCATTGATGAATAACCTGTTCCAAAATCATCTATAGCAATTTTGGGTGGATTTTTCATTCGTTTTATATCAGAAAGAATTTGCATTGTATACTCGGGATTATTAATAAAAATTCTTTCTGTAATTTCTATTGTAAGTTTATTTCTTATTTCCGATGTAATTTCTGACAGAATAGGTATAAGAATTGGATTACTAAAAGTTTTTCCTGAAATATTAAGAGAAATATTTGTACCCCACTTTTTTATTTTTTCAGTGACTTCATTGATTGCCCAATTTTCAAAACTGCTTAGATATTGACTATTTTCTAAATAGTCAATAAAGAAATCAGGAGTATACAGTTTTCCATCTCTATCAATAATCCTCACAAGAGCTTCAAATCCTGCAATTTTTAAAGTTTTGGTATAAAAGTATGGTTGATAATAAAAGGTAAACAGTTTTTCTTCTGAGGCTTTTTTAATTAAATTAAAAACTTCCCATAGTTTTTCAGCTTCTTTTTCAATCGCAGCATCAAAAAACTGAATTATCCCAGACCCTGCTTTTTTAGTTTGCTGTAAGGTAATATCAGCTCTTTCATAAAGGGTTTTAAAACTTTTTCCATCCTTTGGGAAAATAGAGATCGCTGCATTAATATTTATGGAGATAATTTTAAGATCGCTGCATTAATATTTATGGAGATAATTTTATTATCTATATTAAAAACAGAGTTATTTAATTCATATAATTTAGAGTAAGCTTTGTATATATCATCAGTGGTTTCTGCAATTAGATAAATTCCAAAGCTATCAGCAGCTATCCTTGCTATAGAATCAGTATTTTCAAAAGATTTTTTTATTTTCTCTGCAAACTGTATTAAAATCTGGTCACCGGCATGAATGCCGTGAATTTTGTTTATATAAGTCATATCATAGATATCTATAAGAATAAGCAATCCAAAAACATCAGTTTCATTTAATTTTTGAGATACATTTACTGTAAATCCATTCATATTAAGAAGACCTGTAAGAGCATCATAGTTTTGAAGTCTTTGCACTCTTTCAGAAAGTCTGATTTTTTCAGTTACGTCTCTTGCAACAGCAACAAATCTAAGAATATTACCAGGAAGTTTTACTGGAATAATTTTTAAATCTACATGGAAAATTTCTCCATCTTTTTTTCTGTTCGGTGTAATTGCATTAAAAATTTTACCAGAAAGAATAGTATCCCACAGTTCTTTATAAAACTCTGGAGGATTAAGTCCTGATTTAAATATTCTCGGATTTTTTCCGATGAGTTCCTCTTTGCTGTATCCACTAATTCTTTCAACAGCTTCATTGACATAGATAATATTCCCATTTTCATCTGTAACAAGTATCCATGTATCAGAATTTTTAAGTGCTTCTGCAATGATGGTGTTATGTCTTATCCTTTCAACTCTTTCAAGAGCAAAAGCAATATCATGTTGAATCTCTTTCAGTATATCCAGGTTTATTTCATTAAAAAATTGTGGAAACTCTGAATAAATATTTAGAAATGAAACTACTTTGCCATATTTAAAGAAAGGAATTATACATGATGACCTGAAGCCTGTTTTAGTATATTCTTCTGATTCCGAGTTTATAACAATTTCACCTTTGACTGATGCACTATCAAGTAAACTATTTAGCATTCCGTAATCAAAATTATCTAAAATGCTTCTATCATCAGCATAAGAATATTCAGGAATAATTCTGTTGTTTTGCTTATCTAATATACCTATCCATGCAAGTTTTAAATTCAATTTTTCCACAAGAGTTTTACAGATTCTGCTATATATCTCTTCTTCAGTTAGTGATTGGGTGATTATTTTATTTATTTCCATCAGAATTTCTTTGAATTTTTCCGCATATTTTTTTGAAGTAATGTCATAAAAAACTAAGAACCCTGAGTAAAGACCTCTAAAAAGTATGGTATTGGCAAGACATTCAACAAATATTACAGAGCCATCTTTTTTCTGAAAACGGATATCATATATTCTTGAGAATTTTTCACCTTTCAGTCTTTTTTTGATACTATCAATAACTTTTTCTCTATCTTCGGAATAAACTATATCAGTAATGCTCATATTATAAAGTTCATTCTCTGAATATCCCAGCAAAGTTCTCATATAGTCATTGCAAAATGCTATTTTTTCATGATAAATAAGGACACCAATATTTGGTGAAGAGATTAAAGCTTCTGAAATATCATGATGAGCCCAATCCTGAAGCATTATATCAAGCTGATTATACAGACTTTTTAAATTTTCAATTTCTTCAGAAGACACTTTTTCAAAATCTTCAATAGAAAGCAGTTCATTTCTAAAATTTTCCATAGAAGAATTCATAAGTATAAAATGAGAAATAGGAAAGCAAAAATCATTTGAAAAAATTAATGCTCTGTCGTCCTTTAGTCTTTCTGAAATTTGAGTATAAATAAAACCTATGTCAGCTTGCTGTTGTCTGACAA
The Thermodesulfovibrio yellowstonii DSM 11347 DNA segment above includes these coding regions:
- a CDS encoding EAL domain-containing protein encodes the protein MISININAAISIFPKDGKSFKTLYERADITLQQTKKAGSGIIQFFDAAIEKEAEKLWEVFNLIKKASEEKLFTFYYQPYFYTKTLKIAGFEALVRIIDRDGKLYTPDFFIDYLENSQYLSSFENWAINEVTEKIKKWGTNISLNISGKTFSNPILIPILSEITSEIRNKLTIEITERIFINNPEYTMQILSDIKRMKNPPKIAIDDFGTGYSSMSYLRDLPIDIVKIDKSFIKDMVEDKKSLAIVETIIGLAKKLEKMTLAEGVETEKEFTILKTMDCDFVQGFLFSKPLPEKKIAV
- a CDS encoding PAS domain S-box protein, producing the protein MSENVLYFALCPHCTEEELVKWGEIANKISKIIKKEIRLKRFSDFSEICFNEQSYDFYYANPDTTITLIEKGYAVLSKLKNKNESLCSIFSQSYFSEKDIIRVALINQKYFFLPLLFHKKEYKKFHILFVKSYDEVINLVRQQQADIGFIYTQISERLKDDRALIFSNDFCFPISHFILMNSSMENFRNELLSIEDFEKVSSEEIENLKSLYNQLDIMLQDWAHHDISEALISSPNIGVLIYHEKIAFCNDYMRTLLGYSENELYNMSITDIVYSEDREKVIDSIKKRLKGEKFSRIYDIRFQKKDGSVIFVECLANTILFRGLYSGFLVFYDITSKKYAEKFKEILMEINKIITQSLTEEEIYSRICKTLVEKLNLKLAWIGILDKQNNRIIPEYSYADDRSILDNFDYGMLNSLLDSASVKGEIVINSESEEYTKTGFRSSCIIPFFKYGKVVSFLNIYSEFPQFFNEINLDILKEIQHDIAFALERVERIRHNTIIAEALKNSDTWILVTDENGNIIYVNEAVERISGYSKEELIGKNPRIFKSGLNPPEFYKELWDTILSGKIFNAITPNRKKDGEIFHVDLKIIPVKLPGNILRFVAVARDVTEKIRLSERVQRLQNYDALTGLLNMNGFTVNVSQKLNETDVFGLLILIDIYDMTYINKIHGIHAGDQILIQFAEKIKKSFENTDSIARIAADSFGIYLIAETTDDIYKAYSKLYELNNSVFNIDNKIISININAAILKLSP